Below is a genomic region from Candidatus Methylomirabilota bacterium.
CTCGGATGAACGCGCTCCGATACTTCCCGTCGAGGGCGGCCAGCACGTCCTCCAGGCTGAGTCCCTGGCGCTCGAGTTCCGTCGCCAGCGAGCCGTCTACCTCGAAGAAGCGGCGGGCGTCCGCGGCCGTGTAGAGCCGGGTCGGTCGGATCTCGATGGCCTGGAATCCCGCTCGGCCGAGGAGCGTCGCGTAGTCGCGCTCCTCGAGGACACCGGCCAGGCACCCCGTCCAGGCCTCCGCGCTCCGCCGGACCGGCTCGGGCAGCTCCCCCGCGACGACCACATCCGAGATGGCGAGGTGACCGCCGGGTCGGAGCACCCGGAACGCCTCGGCAAAGACGCGGGGCTTGTCGGCGGAGAGGTTGATGACGCAGTTCGACACGATGACGTCCACCGAGGCGTCGGGAAGCGGCACCTGCTCGATCTCGCCCTTGAGGAACTCGACGTTCTGGACGCCGGCCTTCGCCTGATTCTCGCGCGCCAGCGCCAGCATCTCGTCGGTCATGTCCAGGCCGTACGCCCGGCCCGTCGGGCCCACGCGCCTGGCCGAGAGCAACACGTCGATCCCGCCGCCCGAGCCCAGGTCCAGGACCACCTCGCCCGGCCGGAGGTCGGCCAGCGCGACGGGATTGCCGCAGCCGAGCGACGCGCGCAGAGCTTCCCCGGGGAGCCCGGCCGTCTCGTCGACGGCATAGAGGTCGGCGGTGATGGGACTCCGGGCGCCGGAGGATCCTCCGCAGTCGGCCACGGCCCCGCTCCGGGCCCGCGACGCGGCCTGCCCGTACTTCTCGGTGACGCGCTGCCTGATCTCGGGCCCGCTCATGGCCGTCCCGGGCGCGGCCTCCGACCCGCAGCAGGCGCTCGCTGGGGCCAGGGAGAGCGCCATCCGTGGGGCCACCGGCGCGTCGTCTTCGAGGTCGTAGTTGAGGTGGTAGACCTCCCACTCCACGCCGTCGGGATCCGTGACCCAGAACTTGTCCTGGTTGGCATGACAGCAGTCGACGCCCATCTCCTCGCGCACGGGAAGCCCCGCGGCCTTGACCCGGGTGAGCTGGGCGAGCACGGCTTCGGGTGAGACCACCTGGATGCCCAGGTGGTCGATGGCGCCCTCGCCGGAGCCCGGCCGGCCCGCCGAGAGGGCCAGATTCACCGGGGCCCACTCGGGCAAGAACTTGAGGTACCCCGGCCTGTCCTTGACGGGAACCACGCCGAAGAACGTCCGGTAGAAGTCCCGGCTCTTGGCGAGGTCGGAGACGTGCAGGTGGATGTGGACCTTCGCGCTCATCGTTCCTCCTCCTTCCCTCGAAGGGAGCCGTCGCGGATCTAACAGCAGGCGGTCAGGAGTCGCACCAGGGCCGTGACCGTCTCGCGGTTCACGTCGTAGTAGACGTACCGCTCTTCCTTTCGGCTGTGGACGAGCCCGGCCCGACGCAGCACGTCCAGATGGTGGGACAGGGTCGGCGCCGGGACCTCCAGCGCTTCCTGAATCAGGCCGGCGGACATCTCCCGTCCGGCCCGCACCAGGAAGAAGAACACCTGGAGCCGGGTCAGGTGCGCCAGCGCCCGTAAGGCCTCGACATGCGTGTCATTGGCTTCCAGCCTGGCCAGCGGCAGCGGTTGCTTCGTTTTCATGTTTCCATATATATCGAATAGTCGAACCTTCTGTCAAGCCCCGTTCGGGCGACATGGCTCTTGGCGGGGACCGCCGGCCGCCGTAGAATGTCCTCGGCGCCGCCCGTGAGCCCGTCCGGCCCCGGGCCGCCCGGAGGGTGCCCATGCTGAACTGGCTCCGCGGCCTGTTTTCTGCCCCTCGCCCGGCCGGCCCTCCTCAGCGGATGCGGGCCTTCGGACCCTCGGACACGCCGCTGACCCGGGACGGCGTGAGCGCCGACCAGGCCGGATGGCGGATCGAGTGCCGCGAAGGGCGGACCATCCGCCTCTTCGAGGTGGCCCCGGGCCCCGGGACCGCGCCGTGCCTGCTCGCCTACCGGGTTCAGCTCAAGACGGCCGACGCGCAGGGGCGCGTCTATCTCGAGATGTGGTGCCGGCTGCCGGGGAAGGGCGAGTTCTTCTCCAAGGGCTTCCAGCACGCGGTGAAGGGAACCGTGGACTGGGGGGCCTACGAGGTGCCCTTCTACCTCAAGGCGGGCCAGCACCCGGACCTGCTCAAGCTGAACCTCGTCTGCGAGGGGGCCGGCACCGTCTGGGTCAAGGACGTGGAAGTGCTCCGGACGCCGCTGGCCTGACAAGAATCTGGCGCGGCCGCCCGCCGGCCATGTACACTTGAGACAGGCCCTGGAGAGGGCTCGCGCGTGGTGCGAGGGGCCGGTTTCCGAGCGAGGTGACGCTCAGATGCGTTTTCGTGCCCTTCTCCTCTCCCTCGGCGCCGCGGTGGTGATGAGTGCGTGCGCATCGTCGGACCAGTGGACCGAATGGCGGCAGCACTCGACCCACTTCGCCTCCGGCGAACACCTCCGCTTCTCCTTCCGGAACCGGGGGGAGCACCCGACCCCGCGCGTCAGGCGTGTGGACCTCGAGCGGTCCCGCGATCAGGCGTGGTGGGGCGAGCCGGTCCTCGTCCGCCCGGACCAGCTTTTCGCGGCTGACCGGCCGTGAACTGACGGCTCGCTCCTGAGTCGAGGGCGCGTGCATCGGGAGCCCTGCGCCCGCCTCGCCCTCGTCCTGCTGGCCGCCGTCCTGCTCGCGCCCACCGGCGCCGGCGCGGCGCCCGCCGACGACGCCATCCTGCCGCTCGAGAGTTACGCGTCGACGGACGCTCGCGCCCTGGCCGAGGCCCACGGGGCGGAGCTCC
It encodes:
- a CDS encoding arsenite methyltransferase; its protein translation is MSGPEIRQRVTEKYGQAASRARSGAVADCGGSSGARSPITADLYAVDETAGLPGEALRASLGCGNPVALADLRPGEVVLDLGSGGGIDVLLSARRVGPTGRAYGLDMTDEMLALARENQAKAGVQNVEFLKGEIEQVPLPDASVDVIVSNCVINLSADKPRVFAEAFRVLRPGGHLAISDVVVAGELPEPVRRSAEAWTGCLAGVLEERDYATLLGRAGFQAIEIRPTRLYTAADARRFFEVDGSLATELERQGLSLEDVLAALDGKYRSAFIRAVKPTGPRTA
- a CDS encoding metalloregulator ArsR/SmtB family transcription factor, with the translated sequence MKTKQPLPLARLEANDTHVEALRALAHLTRLQVFFFLVRAGREMSAGLIQEALEVPAPTLSHHLDVLRRAGLVHSRKEERYVYYDVNRETVTALVRLLTACC